The Streptomyces luteogriseus genome includes a window with the following:
- the cseC gene encoding two-component system sensor histidine kinase CseC, producing MRGHFRRLVAAGLERAGIRTGLRWKLSAAIALVGALVAIALSLVVHNAARVSMLDNARDLADERIMIAQRNFELSGRMNFPNTKINDPDLPHALRDRVEAGQRATYVADRPGEVPDIWAAVPLKNGQVMSLHSGFTDRSSDILQDLDQALLIGSIAVVLGGSALGVLIGGHLSRRLRKAAIAAGQLAGGETDVRVRDAMGGVVRDETDDLASAVDAMADALRQRIEAERRVTADIAHELRTPVTGLLTAAELLPPGRPTELVLDRAKAMRTLVEDVLEVARLDGASERAELQDIMLGEFVARRVAAKDPAIKVRIVHESEVTTDPRRLERVLFNLLANAARHGKPPIEVSVEGRVIRVRDHGPGFPEDLLAEGPSRFRTGSADRAGHGHGLGLTIAAGQARVLGARLTFRNVRTPGTPEHLPAEGAVAVLWLPEHAPTNTGSYPMLPGS from the coding sequence ATGAGGGGGCACTTCCGGCGCCTGGTCGCCGCTGGTCTGGAGCGGGCGGGCATCCGCACGGGCCTCAGATGGAAGCTGAGCGCGGCCATCGCGCTGGTGGGCGCGCTGGTGGCGATCGCGCTGAGCCTCGTCGTGCACAACGCCGCCCGGGTCTCGATGCTGGACAACGCGCGGGACCTCGCCGACGAGCGGATCATGATCGCCCAGCGCAACTTCGAGCTGTCCGGGCGGATGAACTTCCCCAACACCAAGATCAACGACCCGGATCTGCCCCATGCGCTGCGGGACCGGGTCGAGGCGGGCCAGCGGGCGACCTACGTGGCGGACCGGCCGGGCGAGGTGCCCGACATATGGGCCGCCGTGCCGTTGAAGAACGGGCAGGTCATGTCGCTGCACTCGGGCTTCACCGACCGCAGCTCGGACATCCTCCAGGACCTCGACCAGGCCCTGCTCATCGGGTCCATCGCCGTCGTCCTCGGCGGCAGCGCGCTCGGGGTGCTCATCGGCGGGCACCTGTCGCGGCGGCTGCGCAAGGCGGCCATCGCCGCGGGCCAGCTCGCCGGCGGCGAGACGGACGTGCGCGTGCGGGACGCCATGGGCGGGGTCGTACGGGACGAGACGGACGATCTGGCGAGCGCGGTGGACGCCATGGCGGACGCGTTGCGGCAGCGCATCGAGGCCGAGCGGCGGGTCACCGCCGACATCGCGCACGAGCTGCGCACCCCGGTGACCGGGCTGCTGACCGCGGCGGAACTGCTGCCGCCCGGACGCCCGACCGAGCTGGTGCTGGACCGGGCGAAGGCCATGCGCACGCTGGTAGAGGACGTGCTGGAGGTGGCCCGGCTGGACGGGGCCTCCGAGCGGGCGGAGCTTCAGGACATCATGCTGGGGGAGTTCGTCGCCCGGCGGGTGGCGGCCAAGGATCCGGCGATCAAGGTGCGCATCGTGCACGAGTCGGAGGTCACCACCGACCCGCGACGCCTGGAGCGCGTCCTGTTCAACCTGCTGGCCAACGCGGCCCGGCACGGCAAGCCGCCCATCGAGGTCAGCGTCGAGGGCCGGGTCATCCGCGTGCGCGACCACGGACCCGGCTTCCCCGAGGACCTGCTCGCCGAGGGGCCGAGCCGCTTCCGCACCGGCAGCGCGGACCGGGCCGGGCACGGCCACGGTCTCGGCCTGACCATCGCGGCCGGGCAGGCCCGGGTGCTGGGCGCCCGGCTGACCTTCCGCAACGTCCGCACCCCCGGCACGCCGGAGCACCTCCCGGCCGAGGGTGCGGTCGCCGTGCTGTGGCTGCCGGAGCACGCGCCGACGAACACCGGGAGCTACCCGATGCTGCCGGGGTCGTGA
- a CDS encoding VOC family protein, with product MIKGLAISTVWVLDQDRAKEFYTEKLGLEVRTDMTMGEGGMRWLTVGSPNQPDVELTLMVPGGPAMDPESAEMVRKLVTKGVLGAGVLTTDDIQGDYKKLKDRGVEFLQEPQERPYGTEALFRDDSGNWFSFTQPREGGLDMDQDWSC from the coding sequence ATGATCAAGGGTCTCGCCATCTCGACCGTCTGGGTCCTCGACCAGGACCGCGCCAAGGAGTTCTACACGGAGAAGCTGGGCCTGGAGGTCCGTACGGACATGACCATGGGCGAGGGCGGCATGCGCTGGCTCACGGTCGGCTCGCCGAACCAGCCCGACGTCGAGCTGACACTGATGGTGCCCGGCGGGCCCGCGATGGACCCCGAGTCCGCCGAGATGGTCCGCAAGCTGGTGACGAAGGGGGTGCTCGGCGCGGGCGTGCTGACCACCGACGACATCCAGGGCGACTACAAGAAGCTCAAGGACCGCGGCGTGGAGTTCCTCCAGGAGCCGCAGGAGCGCCCGTACGGCACGGAGGCGCTGTTCCGCGACGACTCGGGCAACTGGTTCTCGTTCACACAGCCCCGCGAGGGCGGACTCGACATGGACCAGGACTGGTCCTGCTGA
- a CDS encoding helix-turn-helix transcriptional regulator: protein MDRTRRMRLAKDVMDRDWADPELDLDTVAAHAGYSRYHFIRAFREAYGETPGQYLTHRRIERAEDLLRTANLSVTEICHLVGFSSVGTFSARFKAWTGLTPSEYRTKHVGRGAALIPGCYAMLWAGGFRSAPGTGEKRNSGEAG, encoded by the coding sequence ATGGACAGGACGCGGCGGATGCGGCTCGCCAAGGACGTCATGGACCGGGACTGGGCCGACCCCGAGCTGGACCTGGACACCGTCGCCGCACACGCCGGGTACTCGCGGTATCACTTCATCCGTGCCTTCAGGGAGGCCTACGGTGAGACCCCCGGCCAGTACCTGACGCACCGCCGCATCGAGCGCGCCGAGGACCTGCTGCGCACCGCGAACCTGTCGGTGACGGAGATCTGCCACCTGGTCGGCTTCAGCAGCGTGGGCACGTTCTCGGCCCGCTTCAAGGCCTGGACCGGGCTGACACCGAGCGAGTACCGCACGAAGCACGTGGGCCGGGGGGCCGCCCTCATACCCGGCTGCTACGCCATGCTCTGGGCCGGCGGCTTCCGTTCCGCGCCCGGCACCGGCGAGAAGCGCAATTCCGGAGAAGCGGGCTGA
- a CDS encoding MDR family MFS transporter — MTDTTDTPAADAGGKQPKSVRVVLLALMIAMMLAMLDNMIIGTAMPTIVGELGGLEHLAWVVTAYTLATAASTPLWGKLGDMYGRKGTFMTSIVIFLVGSALSGMAQNMGELIGFRAVQGLGAGGLMVGVMAIIGDLIPPRERGKYQGMMAGVMALAMIGGPLVGGTITDNWGWRWAFYINLPLGAVALAAVGAVLHLPKKRSEARIDYLGAALLTVGITAIVLVTTWGGTEYAWSSARIMELIGIGIAALVGFVFWQTRAAEPILPLHIFRSLNFTLMSVIGFITGFVMFGATLFLPLYQQSVQGASATNSGLLLLPMLGAMLVTSMVAGRVTTNSGKYKVFPIAGSALMIVGLYLLSTMDTGTSRLTSGVFMAVVGLGMGCLMQITMLVAQNSVEMKDMGVASSSSTLFRTLGSSFGVAIMGALFNNRVQDVMSERAGALGSKVTEQSAQLDAKSLEKLPVLIREAYQHAVSAGTHTAFLLGAVVAVVALVAAVFVKEVPLKGAGPKEDGKPDTPAAQPPMVEAV, encoded by the coding sequence ATGACGGACACGACGGACACACCGGCGGCCGACGCTGGGGGGAAACAACCCAAGAGCGTGCGGGTGGTCCTGCTCGCGCTGATGATCGCGATGATGCTCGCGATGCTCGACAACATGATCATCGGCACCGCGATGCCGACGATCGTCGGTGAGCTGGGCGGACTCGAACACCTCGCGTGGGTCGTCACCGCCTACACGCTCGCCACCGCGGCCTCCACCCCGCTGTGGGGCAAGCTCGGCGACATGTACGGCCGCAAGGGCACGTTCATGACGTCCATCGTGATCTTCCTGGTCGGTTCCGCGCTCAGCGGCATGGCCCAGAACATGGGTGAGCTGATCGGCTTCCGTGCCGTGCAGGGCCTCGGCGCCGGCGGTCTGATGGTCGGTGTCATGGCGATCATCGGTGACCTGATCCCGCCCCGCGAGCGCGGCAAGTACCAGGGCATGATGGCCGGCGTCATGGCGCTGGCGATGATCGGCGGCCCGCTGGTCGGCGGCACGATCACCGACAATTGGGGCTGGCGCTGGGCCTTCTACATCAACCTGCCGCTCGGAGCGGTGGCGCTCGCCGCCGTCGGTGCCGTGCTGCACCTGCCGAAGAAGCGCTCCGAGGCACGGATCGACTACCTCGGCGCCGCGCTGCTGACCGTCGGCATCACCGCGATCGTGCTCGTCACCACGTGGGGCGGCACGGAGTACGCCTGGAGCTCCGCGCGGATCATGGAGCTGATCGGCATCGGCATCGCCGCGCTGGTCGGGTTCGTGTTCTGGCAGACCAGGGCCGCCGAGCCGATCCTGCCGCTGCACATCTTCCGCAGCCTCAACTTCACGCTGATGTCGGTCATCGGCTTCATCACCGGCTTCGTGATGTTCGGCGCGACGCTCTTCCTGCCGCTGTACCAGCAGTCCGTGCAGGGTGCTTCCGCGACCAACTCCGGGCTGCTGCTCCTGCCGATGCTCGGTGCGATGCTCGTGACCTCGATGGTCGCCGGGCGGGTGACCACGAACTCCGGCAAGTACAAGGTCTTCCCGATCGCCGGCAGCGCGCTGATGATCGTCGGCCTGTACCTGCTGTCCACGATGGACACCGGCACCTCCCGACTGACCTCCGGTGTCTTCATGGCCGTGGTCGGACTCGGCATGGGCTGCCTGATGCAGATCACCATGCTGGTCGCGCAGAACAGCGTGGAGATGAAGGACATGGGCGTCGCGTCCTCGTCGTCCACCCTGTTCCGTACGCTCGGCTCCTCCTTCGGCGTCGCGATCATGGGCGCGCTGTTCAACAACCGCGTCCAGGACGTCATGAGCGAGCGGGCCGGGGCGCTGGGCTCCAAGGTGACCGAGCAGTCGGCACAGCTCGACGCCAAGAGCCTGGAGAAGCTCCCGGTGCTGATCCGGGAGGCGTACCAGCACGCGGTCTCCGCCGGCACGCACACGGCGTTCCTGCTCGGAGCCGTGGTGGCGGTGGTCGCCCTCGTGGCGGCCGTGTTCGTCAAGGAGGTGCCGCTGAAGGGAGCGGGACCGAAGGAGGACGGCAAGCCGGACACCCCGGCGGCGCAGCCGCCCATGGTCGAGGCCGTCTGA
- a CDS encoding TetR/AcrR family transcriptional regulator has protein sequence MGGTMDGTKQRRRGDTRRRIQDVALELFAEHGYEKTSLREIAERLDVTKAALYYHFKTKEEILVSIFEDLTQPIEDLIEWGRQQPHTLATKQEIIRRYADTLAEATPLFRFMHENQATVRDLRIGESFKARIHSLRDIIVDPDADLVDQVRCASAIFTLHAGMFLLQDMGDDPEEKNKAVLEVATDLVTQAHRGAGGS, from the coding sequence ATGGGCGGCACCATGGACGGCACCAAGCAGCGGCGCCGCGGGGACACCCGCCGGCGCATCCAGGATGTGGCCCTCGAACTCTTCGCGGAGCACGGCTACGAGAAGACCTCCCTGCGCGAGATCGCCGAGCGCCTGGACGTCACCAAGGCCGCGCTCTACTACCACTTCAAAACGAAGGAAGAGATCCTCGTCAGCATCTTCGAGGACCTCACCCAGCCGATCGAGGACCTGATCGAGTGGGGCCGGCAGCAGCCGCACACCCTCGCGACCAAGCAGGAGATCATCCGCCGCTACGCCGACACCCTCGCCGAGGCGACGCCGCTGTTCCGCTTCATGCACGAGAACCAGGCGACGGTACGGGACCTGCGGATCGGCGAGTCCTTCAAGGCCCGCATCCACAGCCTGCGCGACATCATCGTCGACCCGGACGCGGACCTGGTCGACCAGGTCCGCTGCGCCAGCGCGATCTTCACGCTGCACGCCGGCATGTTCCTGCTCCAGGACATGGGAGACGACCCCGAGGAGAAGAACAAAGCCGTCCTCGAGGTCGCCACCGATCTGGTGACCCAGGCCCACCGGGGAGCCGGGGGCTCCTAG
- a CDS encoding M23 family metallopeptidase, with the protein MSQRVTSRSSRTSQLRTRATVLAAGLGVSVALGAGVASAADTTAASGAASAVQAQAAVQAKAAKAEAVKAEKAAKAAAAKKAAEKKAAAKKAAAKKAKPSWVDPVKKYSLSASFAQNGGMWAHKHSGQDFAVPSGTQVVAAHGGTVVKAGGNGAGDGPAYGNAVVIKHGNGTYSQYAHLSKVTVHVGQIVKTGQEIAKSGNTGNSSGPHLHFEIRTTPNYGSAVDPVKFLRAKGVTV; encoded by the coding sequence ATGTCCCAGCGCGTCACGTCCCGTTCTTCCCGTACGTCCCAGCTCCGCACCCGTGCGACCGTGCTGGCCGCCGGCCTTGGTGTCTCGGTCGCACTGGGAGCCGGGGTCGCGTCCGCCGCCGACACCACGGCCGCGTCCGGTGCCGCCAGTGCCGTGCAGGCGCAGGCCGCCGTCCAGGCCAAGGCCGCCAAGGCCGAGGCCGTGAAGGCCGAGAAGGCCGCCAAGGCCGCCGCCGCGAAGAAGGCGGCCGAGAAGAAGGCCGCTGCCAAGAAGGCAGCCGCCAAGAAGGCCAAGCCCTCCTGGGTCGACCCGGTGAAGAAGTACAGCCTCTCCGCGAGCTTCGCCCAGAACGGCGGCATGTGGGCGCACAAGCACAGCGGCCAGGACTTCGCCGTGCCGAGTGGCACCCAGGTCGTCGCCGCCCACGGCGGCACCGTGGTCAAGGCCGGCGGCAACGGCGCCGGCGACGGCCCCGCGTACGGCAACGCCGTCGTGATCAAGCACGGCAACGGCACGTACTCCCAGTACGCCCACCTGTCGAAGGTCACGGTGCACGTCGGCCAGATAGTCAAGACCGGCCAGGAGATCGCCAAGTCCGGCAACACCGGTAACTCGAGCGGCCCCCACCTGCACTTCGAGATCCGTACGACCCCGAACTACGGCTCGGCGGTCGACCCGGTGAAGTTCCTGCGCGCCAAGGGCGTGACGGTCTGA
- a CDS encoding HAD family acid phosphatase yields the protein MQTRRPWLRRASVTAVSAAALVAMAAPADAATTSQASTTAATAATAAADVDYGTWQKDCQAVMNQAMPYLKQRIAATKPGEKQAIVFDIDNTTLETDFGFSYPQPANKPVLEAARYAQERGVTLFFVTARPDIIASFTQYNLKQAGYQVSGLYVRNFIDLFKNVAEYKTAQRVDIERKGYTIIANIGNSATDLSGGHAEKTYKLPDYDGQLS from the coding sequence ATGCAGACCCGACGCCCCTGGTTGCGCCGCGCATCAGTGACCGCCGTCTCGGCGGCGGCCCTCGTGGCCATGGCCGCACCGGCCGACGCCGCGACCACCAGCCAGGCCTCCACGACCGCCGCCACGGCCGCCACCGCGGCCGCGGACGTCGACTACGGCACCTGGCAGAAGGACTGCCAGGCGGTGATGAACCAGGCGATGCCCTATCTGAAACAGCGGATCGCGGCCACGAAGCCGGGCGAGAAGCAGGCCATCGTCTTCGACATCGACAACACGACGCTGGAGACGGACTTCGGCTTCAGCTACCCGCAACCGGCCAACAAGCCCGTCCTGGAGGCCGCCAGATACGCGCAGGAGCGCGGCGTCACCCTGTTCTTCGTCACCGCCCGGCCGGACATCATCGCCTCGTTCACCCAGTACAACCTGAAGCAGGCCGGCTACCAGGTCTCGGGGCTCTACGTCCGCAACTTCATCGACCTGTTCAAGAACGTCGCCGAGTACAAGACGGCCCAGCGCGTGGACATCGAGCGCAAGGGCTACACGATCATCGCGAACATCGGCAACAGCGCCACCGACCTCTCGGGCGGCCACGCCGAGAAGACGTACAAGCTGCCGGACTACGACGGGCAGCTGTCCTAG
- a CDS encoding ATP-dependent Clp protease ATP-binding subunit, with the protein MFERFTDRARRVVVLAQEEARMLNHNYIGTEHILLGLIHEGEGVAAKALESLGISLEAVRQQVEEIIGQGQQAPSGHIPFTPRAKKVLELSLREALQLGHNYIGTEHILLGLIREGEGVAAQVLVKLGADLNRVRQQVIQLLSGYQGKETATAGGPAEGTPSTSLVLDQFGRNLTQAARESKLDPVIGREKEIERVMQVLSRRTKNNPVLIGEPGVGKTAVVEGLAQAIVKGEVPETLKDKHLYTLDLGALVAGSRYRGDFEERLKKVLKEIRTRGDIILFIDELHTLVGAGAAEGAIDAASILKPMLARGELQTIGATTLDEYRKHLEKDAALERRFQPIQVAEPSLPHTIEILKGLRDRYEAHHRVSITDEALVQAATLADRYISDRFLPDKAIDLIDEAGSRMRIRRMTAPPDLREFDEKIAGVRRDKESAIDSQDFEKAASLRDKEKQLLAAKAKREKEWKAGDMDVVAEVDGELIAEVLATATGIPVFKLTEEESSRLLRMEDELHKRVIGQVDAVKALSKAIRRTRAGLKDPKRPGGSFIFAGPSGVGKTELSKALAEFLFGDEDALISLDMSEFSEKHTVSRLFGSPPGYVGYEEGGQLTEKVRRKPFSVVLFDEVEKAHPDIFNSLLQILEDGRLTDSQGRVVDFKNTVIIMTTNLGTRDISKGFNLGFAAQGDTKSNYERMKNKVSDELKQHFRPEFLNRVDDVVVFPQLSQDDILQIVDLMIGKVDERLKDRDMGIELSQSAKELLSKKGYDPVLGARPLRRTIQREIEDSLSEKILFGELRPGHIVVVDTEGEGDTKTFTFRGEEKAPLPDVPPIEQAAGGTGPNLSKDA; encoded by the coding sequence ATGTTCGAGAGGTTCACCGACCGCGCGCGGCGGGTTGTCGTCCTGGCTCAGGAAGAAGCCCGGATGCTCAACCACAACTACATCGGCACTGAGCACATCCTCCTGGGCCTGATCCACGAGGGTGAAGGTGTCGCCGCCAAGGCCCTTGAGAGCCTCGGGATTTCGCTCGAGGCGGTCCGCCAGCAGGTGGAGGAGATCATCGGCCAGGGCCAGCAGGCCCCGTCCGGCCACATCCCCTTCACCCCCCGTGCCAAGAAGGTCCTGGAGCTGTCGCTCCGCGAGGCCCTTCAGCTGGGCCACAACTACATCGGCACGGAGCACATCCTGCTCGGCCTGATCCGCGAGGGCGAGGGCGTCGCCGCCCAGGTCCTCGTCAAGCTGGGCGCAGATCTGAACCGCGTGCGGCAGCAGGTGATCCAGCTGCTCTCCGGTTACCAGGGCAAGGAGACCGCCACCGCCGGCGGTCCTGCCGAGGGCACCCCCTCCACGTCCCTGGTCCTCGACCAGTTCGGCCGGAACCTCACCCAGGCCGCTCGTGAGTCCAAGCTCGACCCGGTCATCGGGCGCGAGAAGGAGATCGAGCGGGTCATGCAGGTGCTGTCCCGCCGTACCAAGAACAACCCGGTGCTGATCGGTGAGCCCGGCGTCGGCAAGACCGCCGTCGTCGAGGGCCTCGCCCAGGCCATCGTCAAGGGCGAGGTGCCCGAGACCCTCAAGGACAAGCACCTCTACACCCTGGACCTCGGCGCGCTGGTCGCCGGCTCCCGCTACCGCGGTGACTTCGAGGAGCGCCTGAAGAAGGTCCTCAAGGAGATCCGCACCCGCGGCGACATCATCCTGTTCATCGACGAGCTCCACACGCTGGTCGGTGCGGGTGCCGCCGAGGGCGCCATCGACGCGGCTTCCATCCTGAAGCCGATGCTGGCCCGCGGTGAGCTGCAGACCATCGGTGCCACCACGCTGGACGAGTACCGCAAGCACCTGGAGAAGGACGCCGCCCTCGAGCGCCGCTTCCAGCCCATCCAGGTCGCGGAGCCGTCCCTGCCGCACACGATCGAGATCCTCAAGGGTCTGCGTGACCGGTACGAGGCCCACCACCGCGTCTCCATCACGGACGAGGCGCTGGTCCAGGCCGCCACCCTGGCCGACCGGTACATCTCGGACCGCTTCCTGCCGGACAAGGCGATCGACCTGATCGACGAGGCCGGTTCCCGGATGCGCATCCGCCGGATGACCGCGCCGCCGGACCTGCGCGAGTTCGACGAGAAGATCGCCGGCGTCCGCCGCGACAAGGAGTCCGCGATCGACTCGCAGGACTTCGAGAAGGCCGCCTCCCTGCGCGACAAGGAGAAGCAGCTCCTGGCCGCCAAGGCCAAGCGGGAGAAGGAGTGGAAGGCCGGCGACATGGACGTCGTCGCCGAGGTCGACGGCGAGCTGATCGCCGAGGTCCTCGCCACGGCCACCGGCATCCCGGTCTTCAAGCTGACCGAGGAGGAGTCCTCCCGCCTGCTGCGCATGGAGGACGAGCTCCACAAGCGGGTCATCGGCCAGGTCGACGCCGTCAAGGCGCTGTCGAAGGCGATCCGCCGTACGCGTGCCGGTCTGAAGGACCCGAAGCGTCCCGGTGGCTCGTTCATCTTCGCCGGCCCCTCCGGTGTCGGTAAGACCGAGCTGTCCAAGGCGCTCGCCGAGTTCCTCTTCGGCGACGAGGACGCGCTGATCTCCCTCGACATGTCGGAGTTCAGCGAGAAGCACACGGTCTCGCGGCTCTTCGGTTCGCCCCCCGGCTACGTGGGCTACGAGGAGGGCGGCCAGCTCACCGAGAAGGTCCGCCGCAAGCCGTTCTCCGTCGTCCTCTTCGACGAGGTCGAGAAGGCCCACCCGGACATCTTCAACTCGCTGCTGCAGATCCTGGAGGACGGTCGCCTGACCGACTCCCAGGGTCGGGTCGTGGACTTCAAGAACACGGTCATCATCATGACGACCAACCTCGGCACGCGGGACATCTCCAAGGGCTTCAACCTGGGCTTCGCGGCCCAGGGCGACACGAAGTCCAACTACGAGCGCATGAAGAACAAGGTCTCGGACGAGCTCAAGCAGCACTTCCGGCCCGAGTTCCTCAACCGCGTCGACGACGTGGTCGTCTTCCCGCAGCTCAGCCAGGACGACATCCTCCAGATCGTCGACCTGATGATCGGCAAGGTCGACGAGCGCCTGAAGGACCGGGACATGGGCATCGAGCTCTCCCAGTCCGCCAAGGAGCTGCTGTCCAAGAAGGGCTACGACCCGGTGCTGGGTGCGCGTCCGCTGCGTCGCACCATCCAGCGTGAGATCGAGGACTCGCTGTCGGAGAAGATCCTCTTCGGCGAGCTGCGCCCCGGTCACATCGTGGTCGTCGACACGGAGGGCGAGGGCGACACCAAGACCTTCACCTTCCGCGGCGAGGAGAAGGCGCCCCTCCCGGACGTCCCGCCGATCGAGCAGGCGGCCGGTGGCACGGGCCCGAACCTGAGCAAGGACGCCTGA
- a CDS encoding SCO3374 family protein, producing MFGASQPVTASSTPLVPLVPLPRRPLDPAGASGQVRWWYENELGWPTVPGDPLHLPVGVRWDVLDVPAEAGHAALRRLAPGSPVALHRDRMLLLVAAGGAEELPGLLEWLDWGALSLDLVAIGAGGLMEAPSPPVPRGERAMPPARGSHAAAPCEAGVPPAPRDRVGSQGAAVWLRPPEPGCEVEASLPTLSALGGGGGAPDLVRLVNTVATQCHRVRLRRVCAQPPAKRAQGR from the coding sequence ATGTTCGGCGCCTCTCAGCCCGTGACCGCATCCTCGACTCCGCTCGTCCCGCTGGTCCCGCTCCCCCGCCGGCCGCTCGACCCGGCCGGCGCGAGCGGTCAGGTCCGGTGGTGGTACGAGAACGAACTGGGGTGGCCGACGGTGCCCGGCGATCCGCTGCATCTGCCGGTGGGAGTGCGCTGGGACGTCCTGGACGTCCCGGCGGAGGCGGGGCACGCGGCCCTGCGGCGCCTGGCGCCCGGCTCCCCCGTCGCGCTGCACCGCGACCGGATGCTGCTCCTGGTGGCCGCGGGCGGCGCGGAGGAGCTCCCCGGGCTGCTGGAGTGGCTGGACTGGGGCGCCCTGTCGCTGGATCTGGTGGCGATCGGTGCGGGCGGCCTCATGGAGGCGCCGTCGCCCCCGGTGCCGCGCGGGGAGAGAGCGATGCCGCCGGCGCGCGGGTCGCACGCTGCGGCGCCCTGCGAGGCGGGTGTTCCGCCTGCTCCCCGGGACCGGGTCGGTTCCCAGGGGGCCGCCGTGTGGCTGCGGCCCCCCGAGCCGGGATGCGAGGTCGAGGCCTCGCTGCCGACGCTGTCGGCGCTGGGGGGCGGTGGGGGCGCCCCCGATCTCGTGCGGCTGGTGAACACGGTGGCCACGCAGTGCCACCGGGTCCGGCTGCGGCGCGTGTGCGCCCAGCCACCGGCCAAGCGTGCGCAGGGTCGGTAG
- a CDS encoding histone-like nucleoid-structuring protein Lsr2: protein MAQKVQVLLVDDLDGGEADETVTFALDGKTYEIDLTTANADKLRGLLEPYVKGGRRTGGRASGGRGKARAASSGSQDTAAIRAWAKENGYEVNDRGRVPATIREAYEKANG from the coding sequence GTGGCACAGAAGGTTCAGGTCCTTCTTGTCGACGACCTCGACGGTGGCGAGGCGGACGAGACCGTGACGTTCGCGCTGGACGGCAAGACGTACGAGATCGACCTCACCACTGCCAATGCGGACAAGCTCCGTGGCCTTCTCGAGCCTTACGTGAAGGGCGGTCGTCGTACCGGAGGCCGTGCTTCGGGCGGGCGTGGAAAGGCCCGCGCCGCTTCGAGCGGCAGCCAGGACACCGCGGCGATCCGCGCCTGGGCGAAGGAGAACGGTTACGAGGTCAACGACCGCGGCCGTGTTCCCGCGACCATCCGCGAGGCTTACGAGAAGGCCAACGGCTGA
- a CDS encoding amino-acid N-acetyltransferase yields the protein MSAKSPEATAKAITVRRARTSDVPAVRGLLDAYVRGRILLDKATVTLYEDIQEFWVAERDDNAEVVGCGALHVMWEDLAEVRTLAVKPGLQGAGVGHRVLEKLLQTARWLGVRRVFCLTFEVDFFTKHGFVEIGETPVDTDVYAELLRSYDEGVAEFLGLERVKPNTLGNSRMLLHL from the coding sequence ATGTCCGCGAAGAGCCCCGAAGCCACCGCAAAAGCCATCACCGTCCGACGGGCCCGCACCAGCGACGTCCCGGCCGTACGGGGCCTCCTTGACGCCTACGTCCGCGGCCGCATCCTGCTCGACAAAGCAACGGTGACGCTTTACGAGGACATCCAGGAGTTCTGGGTCGCCGAACGGGACGACAACGCCGAGGTCGTCGGCTGCGGCGCGCTGCACGTGATGTGGGAAGACCTCGCGGAAGTGCGCACTCTCGCGGTGAAGCCCGGCTTGCAGGGCGCCGGCGTCGGACACCGCGTGCTGGAGAAGTTGCTGCAGACCGCCCGCTGGCTCGGTGTTCGCCGTGTTTTCTGTCTGACCTTCGAAGTCGACTTCTTCACCAAGCACGGCTTCGTGGAGATCGGCGAGACGCCCGTCGACACGGATGTCTACGCGGAGCTCCTGCGTTCCTATGACGAGGGCGTCGCGGAGTTCCTCGGACTCGAACGAGTGAAACCGAACACCTTGGGCAACAGCCGGATGCTTCTGCATCTGTGA
- a CDS encoding BlaI/MecI/CopY family transcriptional regulator, giving the protein MPRPLGELEDAVMSRVWKWNRPVTVREVLEDLQKERSIAYTTVMTVLDNLHQKGWVRREAEGRAYRYEAVSTRAAYAAALMNDAWSQSDNPAAALVAFFGMMSEEQRQSLTDAVRIVQGPETQEPTEPSESAEPAERAEPGEGPGENPASPRDLGGR; this is encoded by the coding sequence GTGCCTCGCCCATTGGGAGAACTCGAAGACGCGGTCATGTCGCGGGTGTGGAAGTGGAACCGCCCGGTGACCGTTCGAGAAGTCCTGGAAGATCTTCAGAAGGAGCGGTCCATCGCGTACACCACCGTGATGACCGTTTTGGACAATCTCCATCAGAAGGGCTGGGTACGCCGCGAGGCGGAAGGCCGTGCCTATCGATATGAGGCGGTCTCCACCCGCGCCGCCTACGCAGCCGCCCTGATGAACGACGCCTGGTCGCAGAGCGACAACCCCGCCGCGGCTCTCGTCGCCTTCTTCGGCATGATGAGCGAGGAACAGCGGCAGTCTCTCACCGATGCCGTCCGCATCGTCCAGGGTCCGGAAACCCAGGAACCGACCGAACCGTCGGAATCCGCAGAACCGGCCGAACGAGCGGAACCCGGGGAAGGGCCCGGGGAGAACCCCGCCTCCCCCCGGGACCTCGGCGGGCGATAG